In the genome of Cryptomeria japonica chromosome 8, Sugi_1.0, whole genome shotgun sequence, one region contains:
- the LOC131054984 gene encoding polcalcin Jun o 2, with the protein MKKSISKTLFNRSSRKKMDVSSSNNGSESACSGEGVMEQNIHELEEVFKKFDANGDGKISGSELAEILRSMGSQVSDAEVQAMMKEADLDGDGFVSLQEFLDLNIKGASVKDLKNAFKVFDLDRNGSISAAELCQTLKSMGEPCTLEESKKIIQSVDKNGDGLISFDEFRTMMTNKMNDKSKR; encoded by the coding sequence ATGAAGAAGAGTATTAGCAAAACCCTGTTCAACAGATCTTCGCGCAAGAAAATGGATGTATCTTCGTCAAATAACGGATCTGAGTCAGCATGCTCTGGCGAAGGGGTTATGGAACAGAACATCCATGAATTGGAGGAGGTTTTCAAGAAATTTGATGCGAACGGGGACGGAAAAATCTCAGGATCCGAGCTGGCAGAAATCCTACGGTCCATGGGGAGCCAGGTAAGCGATGCAGAGGTCCAGGCCATGATGAAGGAGGCTGACTTGGACGGAGACGGTTTTGTTAGCCTGCAGGAGTTTCTGGATCTGAATATTAAAGGCGCTTCTGTAAAGGACTTGAAAAATGCTTTCAAGGTGTTCGATCTGGACAGGAATGGCTCAATTTCAGCGGCTGAGCTTTGCCAGACTCTCAAGAGTATGGGGGAGCCCTGCACTTTGGAGGAGTCGAAGAAAATTATTCAGAGTGTTGACAAGAATGGCGACGGACTTATCAGTTTTGACGAATTTAGGACAATGATGACCAATAAAATGAATGATAAGAGCAAACGATAG